One window from the genome of Anolis sagrei isolate rAnoSag1 chromosome 4, rAnoSag1.mat, whole genome shotgun sequence encodes:
- the LOC132774843 gene encoding DGAT1/2-independent enzyme synthesizing storage lipids-like produces MTEQNSTLGQESSTWLVSLLGEQLNFMMYPLTVLMILIILYYPILFTFSFLYMSSAFYYICGKIGNFPDDGSSKLWDMPKRTLAIVSGVLGKILHGYEICGVENLPKGPAVIVYYHGGLAIDYYLFVLGLYRITGRFCCSVLDHLLFYLPGLKQFLHINQCYHPTREECVALLKQGHLLGIAPGGVREQNYGDNTYKLLWGKRRGFAQIAIDAKVPVIPVFTQNIREGYIIYGNTRLTRWIYEQTRVLSFPVYGIIPVKLRTHIGQPIPYDPNITAEELAEKAKMAVEALRDKHQRIPGSILRALRERFEVHHKSK; encoded by the exons ATGACAGAACAAAACTCTACTTTAGGGCAGGAATCTAGCACTTGGCTGGTCTCTCTTTTAGGAGAACAGCTAAACTTCATGATGTATCCCTTGACAGTGCTAATGATTctgataatattatattatccTATATTGTTTACATTCTCCTTTCTCTACATGAGCAGTGCATTCTATTATATTTGTGGTAAGATTGGTAATTTCCCAGACGATGGCAGTAGCAAGTTATGGGACATGCCGAAGCGAACACTGGCAATTGTGTCAGGTGTGCTGGGAAAAATATTGCATG GTTATGAGATTTGTGGAGTAGAAAACCTTCCAAAAGGACCAGCCGTTATTGTTTATTATCATGGAGGCCTTGCTATCGATTATTACCTCTTTGTACTAGGACTCTATAGAATCACAGGGAGATTCTGCTGTTCTGTGCTGGATCATCTCCTTTTTTATCTGCCAG GTTTAAAACAATTTTTGCACATAAATCAGTGTTATCATCCTACAAGAGAGGAATGTGTGGCACTTCTGAAGCAAGGACATTTACTGGGCATTGCACCTGGTGGAGTTCGAGAGCAGAATTATGGAGACAATACTTACAAGCTTTTGTGGGGAAAACGAAGAGGATTTGCTCAAATAGCTATAGATGCAAAAGTG CCTGTCATCCCTGTTTTTACTCAGAATATAAGAGAAGGATACATAATATATGGAAATACAA ggCTAACAAGATGGATTTATGAACAAACTCGGGTACTTAGCTTTCCAGTATATGGAATCATTCCAGTCAAACTGCGAACTCATATTGGGCAACCCATTCCATATGATCCCAATATAACTGCTGAGGAACTAGCTGAAAAA GCAAAAATGGCAGTTGAAGCTTTACGGGACAAACATCAGAGAATACCGGGAAGCATCCTGAGAGCCCTTCGGGAACGTTTTGAGGTGCATCacaaaagcaaataa